From Microbacterium croceum, a single genomic window includes:
- the serB gene encoding phosphoserine phosphatase SerB: MTAARFLVVLDADSTLIRNEVIELLADEAGRRDEVQAATEAAMRGEVDFSTSLRSRVAALRGVPVEAFARVLGRIEPTPGVRELTAAVHERGGVVGVVSGGFHEILDSVAPELGVDRWRANRLQVADGALSGDVDGPIVDGAAKAASLQEWAAELGVPAHATIAIGDGANDLAMMAVAGLGLAFNAKPAVRAAASLVIGPQDLSQVIPLLP; this comes from the coding sequence GTGACTGCTGCGCGCTTCCTCGTCGTCCTCGATGCCGATTCCACCCTCATTCGCAACGAGGTGATCGAGTTGCTCGCAGATGAGGCGGGACGGCGCGACGAGGTGCAGGCCGCCACGGAGGCAGCGATGCGCGGCGAGGTCGACTTCTCCACCAGCCTGCGCTCGCGCGTCGCCGCCCTGCGCGGTGTCCCGGTGGAGGCGTTCGCCCGGGTGCTCGGCCGGATCGAACCCACCCCCGGCGTGCGAGAGCTCACGGCGGCCGTGCACGAACGCGGCGGAGTCGTGGGCGTCGTGTCGGGCGGGTTCCACGAGATCCTCGATTCCGTCGCTCCTGAGCTCGGCGTCGACCGGTGGCGGGCGAATCGCCTCCAGGTGGCGGACGGCGCCCTGAGCGGTGACGTCGACGGACCGATCGTCGATGGCGCAGCCAAGGCGGCATCGCTGCAGGAGTGGGCGGCGGAGCTCGGCGTCCCCGCCCACGCCACGATCGCGATCGGAGACGGCGCGAACGACCTCGCCATGATGGCCGTCGCTGGCCTGGGACTCGCGTTCAACGCCAAGCCCGCCGTGCGCGCGGCCGCGAGCCTCGTCATCGGTCCGCAGGACCTGTCGCAGGTCATCCCGCTGCTGCCATAG
- a CDS encoding pyridoxamine 5'-phosphate oxidase family protein produces MTPDEPNPAAVPINDWLRGRHALTGVAPEWDLDALPDDPRALFATWVQGAADAGVAEPHTVTLATVDADGVPDARTLILKRVDDQGWAFASTRSSRKGRQLADAPAAALNFWWQPQVRAVRVRGRVREAPASESAADLAARSAAARADVADGDWVLWRVVPSRIEFWQGSRDRRHTRVVYVPHEDGWTRTINRD; encoded by the coding sequence GTGACGCCTGACGAACCGAATCCCGCCGCTGTTCCGATCAACGACTGGTTGCGGGGGAGGCATGCCCTCACCGGCGTCGCCCCCGAGTGGGATCTCGACGCGCTGCCCGACGATCCCCGCGCACTGTTCGCGACGTGGGTGCAGGGTGCGGCGGACGCCGGCGTCGCCGAGCCGCACACCGTCACTCTCGCGACCGTGGACGCCGATGGCGTCCCTGATGCGCGCACGCTGATACTGAAACGGGTCGACGACCAGGGCTGGGCGTTCGCGAGCACGAGGTCCTCCCGCAAGGGGCGGCAGCTGGCGGACGCACCGGCCGCAGCCCTGAACTTCTGGTGGCAGCCGCAGGTGCGTGCCGTGCGCGTGCGGGGGCGCGTAAGGGAAGCGCCGGCATCGGAGAGCGCCGCTGACCTCGCCGCCCGCTCGGCTGCGGCGCGCGCGGACGTGGCCGACGGCGACTGGGTGCTGTGGCGTGTCGTCCCGAGCCGCATCGAGTTCTGGCAGGGGTCGCGGGATCGCCGCCACACGCGTGTGGTCTATGTGCCGCACGAGGACGGGTGGACGCGCACGATCAATCGCGACTGA
- a CDS encoding ABC-F family ATP-binding cassette domain-containing protein, producing the protein MLAVHDLEIRVGARLLMENVSFRVADGDKIGLVGRNGAGKTTLTKVLAGDLLPADGTVTRSGELGYLPQDPRSGNPEDLARTRILDARGLGQLNLGMTEASLDMGSDDPAVAAKAMKRYAQLTEQFEAQGGYAAEAQAASIAHNLSLPDRILDQPLSTLSGGQRRRIELARILFSDAQTMILDEPTNHLDADSVVWLREFLKGYKGGLIVISHDVELVGETVNRVFYLDANRQVIDTYNMNWKNYLRQRVADEERRKKERANVEKKATTLQLQAARFGAKASKAAAAHQMVARAEKMLAGLDDVRQEDRVAKLRFPKPAPCGKTPMMASGLSKSYGSLEIFTDVDLAIDRGSKVVVLGLNGAGKTTLLRMLAGVDQPDTGQLEPGHGLKVGYYAQEHENLDVNRSVLENMVSAAPHITETEARKVLGSFLFTGDDVLKPAGVLSGGEKTRLSLATLVVSSANLLLLDEPTNNLDPASREEILGALAHYEGAVVLVSHDPGAVQSLNPERVLILPDGVEDIWSQEYQDLIELA; encoded by the coding sequence GTGCTCGCCGTGCACGACCTCGAGATCCGCGTGGGCGCACGCCTGCTCATGGAGAACGTCTCGTTCCGCGTCGCCGATGGCGACAAGATCGGGCTCGTCGGTCGCAACGGCGCCGGGAAGACGACTCTGACCAAGGTGCTCGCGGGAGACCTGCTCCCCGCAGACGGAACCGTCACGCGTTCGGGTGAGCTGGGGTACCTGCCGCAGGACCCGCGCTCCGGAAACCCGGAAGATCTCGCACGCACGCGCATCCTGGACGCCCGTGGTCTGGGCCAGCTGAACCTCGGCATGACCGAAGCCTCGCTCGACATGGGATCGGATGATCCCGCCGTCGCCGCGAAGGCGATGAAGCGCTACGCACAGCTGACCGAGCAGTTCGAGGCGCAGGGCGGATACGCCGCGGAGGCGCAGGCGGCCTCGATCGCGCACAACCTCTCGCTGCCCGACCGCATCCTCGATCAGCCTCTCTCCACCCTCTCGGGCGGGCAGCGTCGCCGAATCGAACTCGCGCGCATCCTGTTCTCGGACGCGCAGACGATGATCCTCGATGAGCCGACCAACCACCTCGACGCAGACAGCGTCGTGTGGCTGCGCGAGTTCCTGAAGGGCTACAAGGGTGGGCTGATCGTGATCAGCCACGATGTGGAGCTCGTCGGCGAGACCGTGAACCGTGTGTTCTACCTCGACGCCAACCGCCAGGTCATCGACACGTACAACATGAACTGGAAGAACTACCTGCGCCAGCGGGTGGCCGACGAAGAGCGGCGCAAGAAGGAGCGCGCCAACGTCGAGAAGAAGGCGACGACGCTGCAGCTGCAGGCCGCCCGCTTCGGCGCGAAGGCCTCGAAGGCGGCCGCCGCCCATCAGATGGTCGCCCGTGCCGAGAAGATGCTGGCCGGTCTCGATGACGTGCGTCAGGAGGATCGCGTCGCGAAGCTGCGGTTCCCGAAGCCCGCTCCCTGCGGCAAGACGCCGATGATGGCATCCGGTCTGTCGAAGTCCTACGGTTCGCTGGAGATCTTCACCGACGTCGACCTCGCGATCGACCGCGGATCCAAGGTCGTCGTGCTCGGACTCAACGGTGCCGGCAAGACCACGTTGCTGCGGATGCTCGCCGGCGTCGATCAGCCCGACACGGGGCAGCTCGAGCCGGGGCACGGCCTCAAGGTCGGCTACTACGCCCAGGAGCACGAGAATCTCGATGTGAACCGTTCGGTGCTGGAGAACATGGTCTCCGCCGCCCCGCACATCACCGAGACCGAGGCGCGCAAGGTGCTGGGGTCGTTCCTGTTCACCGGCGACGACGTGCTCAAGCCCGCCGGGGTGCTCTCCGGTGGGGAGAAGACGCGTCTGTCGCTCGCGACGCTGGTCGTCTCGTCCGCGAACCTGCTGCTCCTCGACGAGCCCACGAACAACCTCGACCCCGCGTCCCGCGAGGAGATCCTGGGCGCGCTGGCGCACTACGAGGGGGCCGTCGTCCTGGTCTCGCACGACCCGGGTGCCGTGCAGTCACTCAACCCCGAGCGCGTGCTGATCCTGCCCGACGGTGTCGAGGACATCTGGAGCCAGGAGTACCAGGATCTGATCGAGCTCGCCTGA
- a CDS encoding alpha/beta fold hydrolase — protein MDIILIPGLWLDASSWDEVIPGLEAAGHRVYPLTMPGVGAPASESADIGIADWVDAAVQVVDSLPDSCVVVGHSGGGNVAWGVADARPDRVARVVFVDTVPPPPGFDISEFPVHDGVVPFPGWDHFPDEDVHDLDRETRERTAPLTSSVPARVPTDPIALENRARYDVPVTLLMGRLDQDAFTAEIDQWEPFAAEFHAISDAEVVRIGSAHWPQFSVPSRLTELLNAAVAH, from the coding sequence ATGGACATCATCCTGATCCCCGGACTCTGGCTCGACGCGTCCAGTTGGGACGAGGTGATCCCCGGGCTCGAAGCCGCGGGGCATCGCGTGTACCCGCTGACGATGCCGGGTGTCGGAGCCCCGGCTTCCGAGTCCGCCGACATCGGCATCGCCGACTGGGTCGATGCTGCGGTCCAGGTCGTCGACTCCCTGCCCGATTCCTGTGTCGTGGTCGGACACAGCGGCGGCGGCAACGTCGCGTGGGGCGTGGCCGATGCGCGCCCCGACCGTGTCGCCCGCGTGGTCTTCGTCGACACGGTGCCTCCGCCTCCCGGGTTCGACATCAGCGAGTTCCCCGTGCACGACGGTGTCGTCCCGTTCCCCGGCTGGGACCACTTCCCCGACGAAGACGTGCACGACCTCGACCGCGAGACACGAGAGCGTACGGCACCGTTGACGTCCAGCGTGCCCGCACGTGTGCCGACGGATCCGATCGCACTGGAGAACCGCGCACGCTATGACGTACCGGTGACACTGCTCATGGGCAGGCTCGATCAGGACGCGTTCACAGCCGAGATCGATCAGTGGGAGCCGTTTGCCGCTGAGTTCCATGCCATCAGCGACGCGGAGGTCGTCCGCATCGGGTCTGCGCACTGGCCGCAGTTCTCCGTACCCTCGCGGCTGACCGAGCTCCTCAACGCCGCTGTCGCACACTGA
- a CDS encoding glucose-1-phosphate adenylyltransferase: MSAPKKVFGIILAGGEGKRLMPLTADRAKPAVPFGGQYRLIDFAISNLINSGLRQVVVLTQYKSHSLDRHISQTWRMSALLDSYVTSVPAQQRLGKRWFSGSADAILQSMNLINDEKPDIVVVIGADHVYRMDFRQMLEAHIASGAKATVAGIRQPLALASQFGVIDADPSTGRIKQFLEKPTDAAGLEDSPHEVLASMGNYIFDADALIAAVEADGESPTSGHDMGGDIVPYFVDRGEAGYYDMKQNEVPGSSPRDRSYWRDVGTIDSFYDAHRDLISTLPIFNLYNMEWPIHSQAVNSPPAKFVRDSVGRIGNAIDSIVSLGSVLSGTHLERSVVGPWTLAGGGSTITDSVVFDHVQVGAGSRVHRAILDKNVVLADGATVGVDRERDLARGFTVTESGITVVGKGVFIER, from the coding sequence ATGTCCGCTCCAAAGAAGGTCTTCGGGATCATCCTCGCCGGTGGCGAGGGCAAGCGCCTCATGCCCCTCACGGCCGATCGCGCCAAACCTGCAGTGCCCTTCGGCGGACAGTACCGGTTGATCGATTTCGCCATCTCGAACCTCATCAACTCCGGCCTCCGTCAGGTCGTCGTGCTGACGCAGTACAAATCGCACAGCCTCGACCGACACATCTCGCAGACCTGGCGCATGTCCGCCCTGCTCGACTCGTATGTGACGTCGGTGCCGGCGCAGCAGCGTCTCGGAAAGCGGTGGTTCTCCGGATCCGCCGACGCGATCCTGCAGAGCATGAACCTGATCAACGATGAGAAGCCCGACATCGTCGTGGTGATCGGTGCCGACCACGTCTACCGCATGGACTTCCGCCAGATGCTCGAGGCGCACATCGCATCCGGAGCGAAGGCGACGGTGGCCGGCATCCGCCAGCCGCTCGCGCTCGCATCGCAGTTCGGCGTGATCGACGCCGACCCGAGCACCGGGCGGATCAAGCAGTTCCTGGAGAAGCCGACCGATGCCGCCGGGCTCGAGGACTCGCCCCACGAGGTGCTCGCCTCGATGGGCAACTACATCTTCGACGCGGATGCACTGATCGCCGCTGTCGAGGCAGACGGGGAGTCCCCCACCTCCGGCCACGACATGGGCGGTGACATCGTCCCCTACTTCGTCGACCGCGGTGAGGCCGGCTACTACGACATGAAGCAGAACGAGGTTCCGGGGTCGTCCCCGCGGGACCGGTCCTACTGGCGTGACGTCGGCACGATCGACTCGTTCTACGACGCCCACCGCGACCTGATCTCGACGCTGCCGATCTTCAACCTCTACAACATGGAGTGGCCGATCCACTCGCAGGCGGTCAACTCCCCGCCCGCGAAGTTCGTACGGGATTCGGTCGGCCGCATCGGCAATGCGATCGACTCGATCGTGTCGCTGGGATCGGTGCTGTCCGGCACGCATCTGGAGCGCAGCGTCGTCGGGCCGTGGACCCTCGCGGGCGGCGGCTCGACGATCACCGACTCCGTGGTCTTCGATCACGTGCAGGTGGGCGCCGGCTCTCGCGTTCACAGGGCGATCCTCGACAAGAATGTTGTTCTGGCCGATGGCGCGACCGTCGGCGTCGACCGCGAACGCGACCTGGCCCGGGGCTTCACCGTCACCGAGTCGGGCATCACGGTGGTCGGCAAGGGCGTGTTCATCGAGCGCTGA
- the fabG gene encoding 3-oxoacyl-ACP reductase FabG, producing the protein MSAQRVVLITGGNRGIGRAIAERFMRDGYRVAVTARSGEGPEGTLTVRADVTDAAALDAAFTEVEQQLGPVEIVVANAGITKDTLLLRMTEDDFDSVVATNLGGTFRVVKRASKGMLRARFGRVILISSVVGLYGSAGQVNYSASKSALVGFARSLTRELGGRGITANVVAPGFIETDMTAELPEETQKQYKANIPAGRFATADEVAGVVTWLAGDDAGYISGAVIPVDGGLGMGH; encoded by the coding sequence ATGAGTGCTCAGCGCGTCGTCCTCATCACCGGAGGCAACCGCGGCATCGGCCGCGCGATCGCCGAGCGCTTCATGCGTGACGGCTACCGCGTCGCCGTCACGGCGCGCAGCGGCGAAGGTCCGGAAGGTACGCTGACCGTGCGCGCGGATGTCACCGATGCCGCCGCCCTCGATGCGGCGTTCACCGAGGTGGAGCAGCAGCTCGGTCCGGTCGAGATCGTGGTCGCGAACGCGGGGATCACCAAGGACACGCTCCTGCTCCGGATGACCGAGGACGACTTCGACAGCGTGGTCGCGACGAACCTCGGCGGTACGTTCCGTGTGGTCAAGCGCGCGTCGAAGGGCATGCTGCGCGCCCGTTTCGGACGTGTCATCCTCATCTCGAGCGTCGTCGGCCTCTACGGCTCCGCCGGTCAGGTCAACTACTCGGCTTCCAAGAGCGCTCTCGTCGGTTTCGCCCGCTCGCTGACCCGTGAGCTCGGCGGACGAGGGATCACCGCGAATGTCGTGGCCCCCGGATTCATCGAGACCGACATGACGGCGGAGCTGCCGGAAGAGACCCAGAAGCAGTACAAGGCCAACATCCCGGCCGGGCGTTTCGCCACTGCGGACGAGGTCGCGGGTGTCGTGACCTGGCTCGCCGGTGACGATGCCGGATACATCTCCGGCGCGGTCATTCCCGTCGACGGCGGTCTCGGCATGGGGCACTGA
- a CDS encoding DUF3099 domain-containing protein, with translation MKSKRAVPAVTSLPQSPQAEGDHRVRRYALTMTIRIICFGLMVFVQPYGWYTWIFAIAAAVLPYIAVVFANAGSDSTETTAESPTLEIDAPRPFIAPLDDAGPAVFRIDESRRDES, from the coding sequence GTGAAGAGCAAGCGCGCCGTTCCCGCTGTCACCTCCCTGCCGCAATCGCCGCAGGCCGAAGGCGACCATCGAGTGCGCCGTTACGCCCTCACCATGACGATCCGCATCATCTGCTTCGGACTGATGGTGTTCGTCCAGCCGTATGGCTGGTACACCTGGATCTTCGCGATCGCCGCGGCCGTGCTCCCCTACATCGCCGTGGTGTTCGCGAATGCCGGCAGCGACAGCACCGAGACGACCGCGGAGTCCCCCACATTGGAGATCGACGCACCGCGCCCGTTCATCGCGCCGCTCGACGACGCGGGCCCCGCGGTGTTCCGCATCGACGAGAGCCGGCGGGACGAGTCGTGA
- a CDS encoding MerR family transcriptional regulator, with product MAETWNLMTIGRFSSLSRLSVRMLRHYDAHGVLVPAGIDPASGYRRYSADQLVDAIDIRNLRDVGFGVSAIGALLAARGTPTWLHALRLQRESLVEEQRAAQGRVSLINRLLEPGDNPMSITIHRTTIPAMTVVALRGTVPTYADEHLLWDRMLPLLDTGSIATIGPCGVIEHDEQFTERDVDLSIFFPVAPGTPAASPLEVHELPERDCLVARVEGSYGQITEAHDRIGAHIVADGLSVRSDRTLAAKVFNRYLITPSDADDDDLLTEVCVPLA from the coding sequence ATGGCCGAGACCTGGAACCTCATGACGATCGGTCGATTCAGTTCCCTGAGTCGACTGTCGGTGCGGATGCTGCGCCACTACGACGCGCACGGCGTGCTGGTGCCCGCCGGCATCGACCCTGCCAGCGGGTACCGCAGGTACTCCGCGGACCAGCTGGTCGATGCGATCGACATCCGCAACCTCCGCGATGTCGGGTTCGGCGTCTCCGCCATCGGCGCGCTCCTCGCCGCCCGCGGCACCCCGACTTGGCTCCACGCGTTGCGGCTGCAGCGCGAGAGCCTCGTCGAGGAGCAGCGCGCAGCCCAGGGACGGGTATCCCTCATCAATCGATTGCTCGAACCAGGAGACAACCCCATGTCGATCACCATCCACCGGACCACCATCCCCGCCATGACCGTCGTCGCCCTCCGCGGAACCGTTCCCACCTATGCCGATGAGCACCTGCTGTGGGACCGGATGCTACCGCTGCTCGATACCGGCTCGATCGCCACCATCGGCCCGTGCGGAGTGATCGAGCACGACGAGCAATTCACCGAACGCGACGTGGATCTGTCGATCTTCTTCCCGGTCGCGCCGGGAACCCCTGCCGCGTCACCGCTCGAGGTGCATGAGCTGCCCGAGCGGGACTGCCTCGTCGCTCGCGTGGAGGGCTCGTACGGTCAGATCACCGAGGCGCACGACAGGATCGGCGCCCACATCGTCGCCGATGGCTTGTCCGTGCGAAGCGACCGGACGCTCGCAGCCAAGGTCTTCAACCGATATCTGATCACTCCCTCGGATGCCGATGACGACGATCTGCTGACCGAGGTCTGCGTGCCGCTCGCCTGA
- the glgA gene encoding glycogen synthase, whose translation MRVEMITKEYPPEIYGGAGVHVAELVTALRESIDVRVRAFGAPRDEEGTFAYRAPAELASANAALQTLGTDLEIVSAIADADIVHSHTWYANFAGHLASQLHGIPHVLTAHSLEPLRPWKAEQLGGGYAVSIGIEKLAYENAAAVIAVSAGMRADILRSYPQVDPAKVRVIHNGIDVDRWRPVHDDAFLASVGMDPQRPSVVFVGRITRQKGLPYLLQAARLLPPEVQLVLCAGAPDTPEIMAEVQEGVRLLQQTRDGVIWIEKMLPRDELSAILTAATTFVCPSVYEPLGIVNLEAMACGAAVVGTATGGIPEVVADHVTGRLVPIEQVQDGTGTPVDPEQYVADLAAVMTEVTSDPERAREYGAAGRERARQDFSWGAIADTTSALYAELTH comes from the coding sequence ATGCGAGTTGAAATGATCACGAAGGAGTATCCGCCGGAGATCTACGGCGGTGCCGGAGTGCACGTCGCGGAGCTCGTCACGGCGCTGCGCGAGAGCATCGACGTGCGGGTCCGCGCCTTCGGCGCACCCCGCGATGAGGAAGGCACCTTCGCGTATCGCGCACCTGCCGAACTCGCCTCGGCGAACGCGGCGCTGCAGACTCTGGGCACCGATCTGGAGATCGTCTCGGCGATCGCCGACGCCGACATCGTGCACAGCCACACCTGGTATGCCAACTTCGCCGGTCACCTCGCCTCGCAGCTGCACGGCATCCCGCACGTGCTCACCGCGCACAGCCTGGAACCGCTGCGCCCGTGGAAGGCGGAGCAGCTCGGCGGCGGCTACGCCGTCTCCATCGGCATCGAGAAGCTCGCCTACGAGAACGCGGCCGCAGTGATCGCCGTCAGCGCCGGCATGCGCGCCGACATCCTGCGCAGCTACCCGCAGGTCGATCCGGCCAAGGTTCGTGTGATCCACAACGGCATCGATGTGGATCGCTGGCGTCCGGTGCACGACGACGCCTTCCTGGCGTCGGTCGGCATGGACCCGCAGCGGCCGTCCGTCGTCTTCGTCGGCCGCATCACGCGACAGAAGGGGCTGCCCTACCTGCTCCAGGCTGCGCGTCTGCTCCCACCCGAAGTCCAGCTCGTGCTGTGCGCCGGAGCTCCGGACACTCCGGAGATCATGGCCGAGGTGCAGGAGGGCGTGCGCCTTCTGCAGCAGACGCGAGACGGCGTCATCTGGATCGAGAAGATGCTGCCGCGTGACGAGCTGTCGGCGATCCTGACCGCCGCCACGACCTTCGTCTGCCCGTCCGTCTACGAGCCGCTGGGCATCGTGAACCTCGAGGCGATGGCCTGCGGCGCCGCGGTCGTCGGCACGGCGACCGGCGGCATCCCCGAAGTCGTCGCCGACCACGTCACCGGTCGGCTGGTGCCGATCGAGCAGGTGCAGGATGGCACCGGTACGCCGGTGGACCCCGAGCAGTACGTCGCGGATCTCGCCGCTGTGATGACCGAGGTGACGTCCGATCCCGAGCGCGCCCGCGAGTACGGAGCAGCGGGCCGGGAGCGTGCGCGGCAGGACTTCAGCTGGGGTGCGATCGCCGACACGACGAGCGCGCTGTACGCGGAGCTGACCCACTGA
- a CDS encoding type B 50S ribosomal protein L31, with amino-acid sequence MKTDIHPEYRAIVFRDLGSGETFLTRSTVTSDKTIELDGVEYPVIDVEISSASHPFYTGKQRIMDSAGRVEKFNQRFKGFGGSSN; translated from the coding sequence ATGAAGACTGACATCCACCCCGAGTACCGGGCCATCGTTTTCCGCGACCTCGGTTCGGGCGAGACCTTCCTCACCCGCTCCACCGTCACGAGCGACAAGACCATCGAGCTGGACGGCGTGGAGTACCCCGTCATCGACGTCGAGATCTCCTCTGCCTCGCACCCGTTCTACACGGGCAAGCAGCGCATCATGGACTCGGCCGGTCGCGTCGAGAAGTTCAACCAGCGCTTCAAGGGCTTCGGCGGCTCCTCCAACTGA
- a CDS encoding SURF1 family cytochrome oxidase biogenesis protein codes for MSRRMMRWCVYVLIAIGFAIACVFLSNWQFDRNETRSEQIALVEQNYDADPVPLADLIGADGELSPGDEWHPVILRGEYLTDQQLLVRNRPHGGTSAFEVLVPFRDADGRVFIVDRGWVPPGDGDSPDSVASPPAGEVEVIVRLRPSEQLPASGRGAPEGQVPTINLPTVAKLVDGDVITGAYGQLISEDPAAANALGGFSSPTDDPGPHLSYAIQWILFAIMGFVFIGYIIRTEIVKHREEVEGVPAPVKKSRRRDKDADVEDELLDANV; via the coding sequence ATGAGTCGACGGATGATGCGGTGGTGCGTGTACGTGCTCATCGCGATCGGTTTCGCCATCGCGTGCGTGTTCCTGTCCAACTGGCAGTTCGACCGCAACGAGACGCGCTCCGAGCAGATCGCGCTCGTGGAGCAGAACTACGACGCCGATCCCGTGCCCCTCGCCGATCTCATCGGGGCCGACGGGGAGCTGTCCCCCGGCGACGAGTGGCACCCGGTGATCCTTCGCGGCGAGTACCTGACGGATCAGCAGCTCCTGGTGCGCAACCGGCCGCACGGCGGAACGAGCGCCTTCGAGGTGCTGGTTCCCTTCCGAGACGCCGACGGCCGTGTGTTCATCGTCGACCGCGGCTGGGTCCCACCCGGCGACGGCGACTCGCCCGACTCGGTGGCGAGCCCTCCCGCCGGTGAGGTCGAGGTCATCGTCCGGCTGCGTCCGAGCGAGCAGCTCCCCGCTTCGGGTCGGGGTGCCCCTGAGGGCCAGGTACCCACGATCAACCTCCCGACGGTCGCGAAGCTCGTCGACGGCGACGTGATCACCGGCGCCTACGGACAGCTGATCAGTGAGGATCCCGCAGCGGCGAACGCGCTGGGCGGTTTCTCGTCCCCCACCGACGACCCGGGGCCTCACCTGTCGTACGCGATCCAGTGGATCCTGTTCGCCATCATGGGCTTCGTCTTCATCGGGTACATCATCCGCACCGAGATCGTGAAGCATCGCGAAGAGGTCGAGGGCGTGCCGGCACCGGTGAAGAAGTCGCGTCGCCGCGACAAGGACGCCGACGTCGAGGACGAACTCCTCGACGCGAACGTCTGA
- a CDS encoding DUF4190 domain-containing protein encodes MSDDSTPSSAGEQPLIPPVPPAPPTAHPAAPPAYPAAPAAAPVYPTTAPPAAPAPVQAYPGAAPAYGQMPAAPTYGAPAYPTAPGYPSTPQQPGYAVAPQQPGYSAPGAQPGPYPVYGSPAYPVAPARPTSGLAITSLICAIVSVVFSWLAFPILAAIAAVITGHMALKQTRNNPAIGGRGVAFAGLIIGYIMLGFLALGVVMTIISFVAFGAFTLPFLYNS; translated from the coding sequence ATGAGCGATGACAGCACTCCCTCTTCCGCAGGCGAGCAGCCGCTCATTCCGCCGGTTCCCCCTGCTCCACCCACCGCCCATCCGGCAGCGCCGCCCGCGTATCCCGCGGCACCCGCTGCGGCTCCGGTGTACCCGACCACGGCACCGCCCGCCGCTCCCGCACCCGTCCAGGCCTACCCCGGCGCCGCACCCGCGTACGGACAGATGCCAGCCGCACCGACATACGGCGCGCCCGCATATCCGACCGCTCCGGGGTACCCGAGCACGCCGCAGCAGCCCGGCTATGCGGTCGCACCACAGCAGCCCGGGTACAGCGCTCCCGGCGCGCAGCCCGGCCCGTACCCGGTGTACGGGTCGCCGGCATATCCGGTCGCCCCTGCCCGCCCCACGAGCGGACTCGCGATCACCTCGCTCATCTGCGCGATCGTGAGCGTCGTCTTCAGCTGGCTCGCGTTTCCGATCCTTGCCGCGATCGCCGCCGTGATCACCGGCCACATGGCTCTGAAGCAGACTAGGAACAACCCCGCGATCGGGGGGCGCGGCGTCGCGTTCGCCGGCCTCATCATCGGCTACATCATGCTGGGCTTCCTCGCACTGGGAGTCGTCATGACGATTATCAGCTTCGTGGCGTTCGGGGCGTTCACGCTGCCCTTCCTCTACAACTCCTGA
- a CDS encoding ABC transporter ATP-binding protein yields the protein MSSALEFTDVVVRREGRNIIDHVTWQVADDQRWVILGPNGAGKTTLLQLADTLMHPTAGTVSVLGETLGRTDVFEVRPRIGFASSAMAKRVPRDETVLNTVLTAAYSVLGRWNESYEDIDERRALRVLGEWRLAHLAERTFGTLSDGEQKRVQIARAVMTDPELLLLDEPTASLDLGSREELLALLSGYASAPTTPAMLMVTHHVEEIPVGFTHVMLLREGRVVAAGPIAETLTAEALTEAFGMPIVLSSDDGRYAARAAS from the coding sequence ATGTCGAGCGCCCTGGAATTCACCGACGTCGTCGTGCGCCGCGAGGGGCGCAACATCATCGATCACGTGACCTGGCAGGTCGCGGACGATCAGCGGTGGGTGATCCTCGGACCCAACGGTGCAGGAAAGACGACGCTGCTCCAGCTCGCCGACACGCTCATGCATCCGACTGCCGGCACCGTCTCGGTGCTGGGGGAGACCCTGGGGCGCACGGACGTCTTCGAGGTGCGCCCGCGCATCGGATTCGCGTCTTCCGCGATGGCCAAGCGCGTTCCGCGCGACGAGACGGTGCTGAACACGGTGCTGACCGCCGCCTACTCGGTGCTCGGGCGTTGGAACGAGAGCTACGAGGACATCGACGAGCGCCGGGCGCTGCGCGTGCTCGGCGAGTGGCGTCTCGCGCACCTGGCCGAGCGCACCTTCGGCACCCTCAGCGACGGGGAGCAGAAGCGGGTGCAGATCGCCCGCGCCGTCATGACTGACCCCGAGTTGCTGCTGCTGGACGAGCCGACCGCCTCGCTCGATCTGGGCTCGCGTGAAGAGCTGCTCGCGCTGCTCAGCGGCTACGCCTCGGCGCCGACAACCCCGGCGATGCTCATGGTCACCCACCACGTGGAGGAGATCCCGGTCGGGTTCACGCATGTGATGCTGCTGCGCGAAGGCCGAGTGGTCGCCGCCGGCCCGATCGCGGAGACGCTGACGGCCGAGGCCCTCACCGAAGCCTTCGGCATGCCGATCGTACTCAGCAGCGACGACGGCCGCTACGCCGCTCGCGCGGCATCCTGA